One genomic segment of Gopherus flavomarginatus isolate rGopFla2 chromosome 11, rGopFla2.mat.asm, whole genome shotgun sequence includes these proteins:
- the RAE1 gene encoding mRNA export factor RAE1, translating to MSLFGSTSGFGAGGTSMFGNTTTDNHNPMKDIEVTSPPDDSIGCLAFSPLALPGNFLIAGSWANDVRCWEVQDNGQTIPKAQQMHTGPVLDVCWSDDGSKVFTASCDKTAKMWDLNSNQAIQIAQHEAPVKTVHWIKAPNYSCVMTGSWDKTLKFWDTRSPTPMMTLQLPERCYCADVVHPMAVVATAERGLIVYQLENQPSEFRRIDSPLKHQHRCVAIFKDKVNKPTGFALGSIEGRVAIHYINPPNPAKDNFTFKCHRSNGTNTSAPQDIYAVNGIAFHPAHGTLATVGSDGRFSFWDKDARTKLKTSEQLDQPISACCFNHNGNIFAYASSYDWSKGHEFYNPQKKNYIFLRNAAEELKPRNKK from the exons ATGAGTTTGTTTGGATCAACCTCAGGATTTGGAGCTGGTGGTACCAGCATGTTTGGAAATACTACAACAGATAATCACAACCCCATGAAG GATATTGAAGTTACATCTCCACCTGATGACAGCATTGGTTGTTTAGCATTCAGTCCACTAGCATTGCCGGGTAACTTTCTTATTGCAGGATCCTGGGCAAATGAT GTTCGGTGTTGGGAAGTTCAAGATAATGGACAAACTATTCCGAAAGCTCAGCAGATGCACACAGGGCCTGTGCTAGATGTGTGTTGGAGTGAT GACGGGAGTAAAGTATTTACTGCCTCTTGTGATAAAACTGCCAAAATGTGGGATCTCAACAGTAACCAGGCCATACAAATTGCACAG CATGAAGCCCCCGTTAAGACTGTCCATTGGATTAAAGCACCAAACTATAGCTGTGTGATGACAGGAAGTTGGGATAAAACTTTGAAG ttCTGGGATACACGGTCACCAACTCCTATGATGACATTACAATTGCCTGAAAGATGCTACTGCGCTGATGTG GTGCATCCCATGGCAGTTGTGGCCACTGCAGAAAGGGGTTTGATAGTATACCAGTTAGAGAATCAGCCTTCTGAATTTAGACGAATAGACTCTCCACTGAAACACCAg CATCGCTGTGTTGctatttttaaagacaaagtGAACAAACCTACTGGATTTGCCCTTGGAAGTATTGAAGGAAGGGTAGCAATTCACTATATCAACCCACCAAATCC AGCCAAAGATAACTTCACATTTAAATGTCATCGCTCCAATGGAACGAACACATCAGCACCTCAGGATATCTATGCT GTAAATGGGATAGCATTTCATCCTGCCCATGGCACCCTTGCAACTGTAGGATCTGATGGTAGATTCAGCTTTTGGGATAAAGATGCACGAACAAAGCTAAAAACATCAGAACAGCTTGACCAGCCAATATCTGCCTGTTGTTTTAACCACAATGGTAATATTTTTGCATATGCTTCCAGTTACGACTGGTCCAAG gGTCATGAATTTTATAATCCACAAAAGAAAAACTACATTTTTCTGCGTAATGCAGCAGAAGAGTTAAAGCCCAGGAATAAGAAGTAG